The segment aatttaaatatattttacgtaataaagaatataaatactatattttttcaaatattaatttttactctttatattatatatatatatatatatatatatatatatatatattttttatttcattttgaaattaaaatataatgttgatcattaaaataaaaaaaataataaaaaaaaataataataaataaaataaagtaaataaataaataataatatggctCTTATTTGCATCGGATCAGTATGTTTTTCACTTTTCCATATAGgagttataattttattaattataaattactTTTCAtctcatataaaaaaaatatttccttCCTTCTTCAAAAATCCAAATAAAGGTAAAAATTTTatccattttttaaaaatatcatatgtataatatatatatatatatgtatattataatatttgatatatcGTTTAACTTTCTTacaagttttttttttttttttttcttttcttttttttatatgcttATTTATAGAAGAAATAGACAAACATATTGGAAATATCTTAGAagcaaaaaggaaaaataagcAGGTacttcttttaaataaaaataaatattaaaggagtgaaaaatattattttttaaagagcAAACGTAAAATTGATCAgtacatatattatcaaaaaaatgaagtgTTATGAAATGATAAACAtgatacatattaatatatatgtataaataaatatatatatatatatatatatttttttttatatagctTGAACAAAGTATTTATATCGAATTAAAAAACACTGGAAGTTTAAACCAGGTATTTTCATCAACCCAAAATTCTTCCATAGTCATCAAATTTGGTGCCGTTTGGTGTAAGCCATGTAATAAAATCAAAGAGTATTTTAAggtaataatgaatataatagtgaataaattaaattatatatatatatatttatattttacatttttataatttccatttatatatgataattacTTTATTCTTTTCAGAATCAactgaattattattatgtaacaTTGGTTGATATTGATGTTGATATACACCCAAAATTAAATGATCAACATAACATTAAAGCATTGCCAACAtttgaattttattttaatttgaaTAATGAATGGGTCTTAGTTCATACAGTAATTATTTCCTATAAATATTTCTCATTATATAGAACaagaaaataacatatatacatatatatatttaataattttttttttttttttttttttttaaatataggTTGAAGGAGCTAATCAAAATGATATAGAAAAGGCATTTCAGAAGTACTGTTTAGAAAAAGCAAAATGaatattcaatatatatatatatataatattaatatataaaattattaatttatttatttattattttattattttatttttttgttgtgaATTTATTCatctatttataataaacaaattgtatataatacttaattatttttatatatatgttcatgtTCATTTCAAAtgacttattatatatataatatccattatattatattagttCTCTTTCTTTCCTTTTGTGTCACCTTTATGAAAacttttacatatattaaataaatatgtattccttattatataatattccttatattaaatagcaacatttttaaaatttttttttttttttttttttttttttttaatattttcatagtttcatttattatatacatttcatTCAAAGGTGtaatataagaatatgtaatagattatatgtataaatatatatatataattattttattttattttattttatttttttttttttttttgctttttcttggattattttttgtttatttataaatttaaaaaaatatcacatcaaataacaatttttttttttttttttttcttgaattatgaaatgtaaataaaatagataattttttctacaaatgttaatatatatattataaaattttagtAATTTTATATTGTGTTTTCCCCTTATAATTTATGGGGAATATCTGTAGTATAATTGTGTTTATTATTTCGTATTTTTTctgatatttctttttttttttttttgaataattgTAAAAAGAATGACGTATGGGTAATAAAATGCTTTTAAcaaaaaaggataaaaatgGATTAAAGAAAgcagtatatatatttttaatattaatacttATCTTCTATGACCAATGGTCATTTCCTTTGGTTTATTCTTTCTGTATTAATAAAAGATCCTTTGTTTTAAATTCAATAGGAAAAAATGATAACGTAAGAAAGaaacataaaaaaggaaacatAAACGGAtacatacacacatatatatatatatatatatatatgtatatatgtatttataatagtacatatatttttctatcatgttcatatttatatatacttttagcTAGCCAAatgtgatttttttttttttttttttttttattctttttatttatattcccTAAATGTTGGCTAGTTATCACAATTTTGGCTagttaaacaaataaatatttacattctcttattttaaaattttatgtgTAGGGACCGAAGTACAGAATTCGAGATAATGGAAAGACTCTTTTAGAAATCGGAAACAGCATAAAGGAACAAAATGTTTCGAAAGCTTTAGCTAATTTGGATGAACTTTTCTTAGCAGCACCTGATGacaaaaaattatcaaaaaaGATGAGTATGATTTGTGGAAATGTGTTAAATTTATGTGGACGAtttaatgatattaataatatgataaagGTTATAGAGAAGATGAAGAATCATAATATTGAAATGCAAGAAAATTCATATCTTGCcatatgtaattattatatatcgaataattacatatatgaatatattttaactataaataaaatgatagaGAAGAATATCACCATACGTGAAaggttttataaatatatattagtacATATATTAGACTTatcatttgaaaaaaattatgcaaGTCAAAGAATGGATTACAATTTGaatgataaatatacaaaagacAGTCTTATAAGCGGTAGAGAAATTAATCATCCACATAACAATATCCACatggatataaataataatgaaagaaataatttaataaaaaatatagattataataattttgataaataccaaaatatgttaaataaatatgatattacATTGGAACAAGAagatcaaaaatatatattgcacAACTATTTACTTATTGATATCTTCAAGCAtatgaatgataataaaataaaaattaaacttatatatttattaaagcttatttattatgtatatgaaaatatacaa is part of the Plasmodium falciparum 3D7 genome assembly, chromosome: 9 genome and harbors:
- a CDS encoding thioredoxin 3: MALICIGSVCFSLFHIGVIILLIINYFSSHIKKIFPSFFKNPNKEEIDKHIGNILEAKRKNKQLEQSIYIELKNTGSLNQVFSSTQNSSIVIKFGAVWCKPCNKIKEYFKNQLNYYYVTLVDIDVDIHPKLNDQHNIKALPTFEFYFNLNNEWVLVHTVEGANQNDIEKAFQKYCLEKAK